The Planctomicrobium piriforme genome includes the window GCCGCCTGCGCGCCTGATGGATCGCGGCAGCCTGGCATTCTACGGACTGGTGCTGTTCTTCCTCGCCTGCCGTCTGCCGGTCATGTACAGCCAGCCGGGATTCATTGATGACGAATGTTATGCCATCCCAGGCCTGACGATTCTCGAGAACGGCATTCCTCGCCTCCCGCATGTTGCCGGACGCGAAACGACCAGCGTCTACTACCATGCCGACGAGGTTCTCTACTGCGAACCCCCCTTGATGTTTTATCTCCAGGCCCTGTTCTATCTGGTGCTCCCGCATGAGTACGGCACCGGCCGCCTCGTCTCGGCGGCAGCGGGAATCGGTGTTCTGGCTGCCGCCTGGAGAATTGCGAGCCGCCTGGGAAAGACGTGGCAGGCCGCGATCTGGGCGGTCGGACTCTTTTCCGCATCGCGCTGGTTTTATCTGTCGGTCCTCAAGGTCCGCCCGGACATGCTGTGCGTCATGTTCGGACTCTGGGCGATCGCTACGCTGTGGGGAATTGGTTCGAGATTCCACTGGCGCCCCCTGATCACGACTGGCATCCTGATCGGACTCGGCGGTCTGTCGCACGCACTTGCTCTTGCCTACGCAGTTCAAATTGCGGCATGGCTGTTCGTCACCGGACAGGGCTGGCAACGCCTGACCCGTCCCGCTCTTGTTGCTGGCGTCGCTCTTGTCGTCACCGCGGCCTGGATTCCGCTCATCCTCGTCCGGCCGGACTTGTTTCTGATTCAGTTTCGGAATCAATATCTGGGAGTGAACGACGATCCCCTCTGGCTCAGACTGCTGTGGCCGTGGGAATCGATCGCCTATCACGCCCAGTACATGCTCGAGAACTTTGGGCCGATCCAGTTTCCAGTGGTGATTGGATCTTTAATCGCCTGCACGATGCTCTGTCTGCGTCAGGGAGATGCAGCACTTCGTCCACTTTGCTGGCTGGGCTGGACCGGCTTTTATCTCATCGCCTGCCTCGTTGGCCCGCATCACATGACGCTCGGATATTGGGTCTATCCCGCGGCATTTGGATTCATCGCTGCCGGCGTACTCATCGATCGGGTCGCACTCGCCATCACCGCGAAGGGCCGTTTTGTCGCCCCCATCCGTTGGGCGGGAGCCGGACTTCTCATCCTGCTGATGCTCCCCGGCATGGGACTGAAGGCCACAGTCAGCAGCATCCGGAACTGGAACGATCCCGACTATCGGGCGCCGCTCGTGGCGAAAAAACTGATGGACCAATTGCCGGCCGATGCCCGGTACGCGGTCGATCCGGCCTTCACGCTCGATTTCTACGCGGCCGGTCGCAAAACATTGCCAGCCCAGCTTTTTCCAGGTTACCTGCCCCAGTCGCCGGGTGATTACGATTACCTGATCGTCAGCCGCCTGGGTGTCGACGACGGCATGGCGCAGCGCCAATGTGCCGAGAAGCTCCTGACTGCCGGAAAGTTTGACGACCTTCTCGCTTGCTACGCGGAAGTCTACCGCAGCACCAAATCACCCTGCCCGCCACCAGAGTAGACAGACTGGCCGTTCTGGCCGTTCTGGTGCTCTCGAAATTCGAAGCACGAAATCTCAATTTCGAAACAAACGCCGAACGGAAGCTTGTTTCGAATTTCGTGCTTCGAATTTTCGATTTCTTTCAAGAGACCGCGTCTTCGCGTTCCCACACCCGATGCTGCCCCAGCACTTCGATGAAGGCGGCTGCCACTTTACTGGCAGCGCTGTCGGCGCCCGTGACAACTCCGCCCGAGTTGCTGACGACCTTCTCCTTCGCCGGTTTGTCGCCAGGCAGAGTGTCGACCCGCGTCTGTTGCAGGAAATCAATGCCTGAGCCGGTCGCGGCAATCGCCTTGCAGTGCTTGAAGGCCTCTTCGACAAATTCCACCGCCTTGGGAATTTGCGAGAGCGCGTTCGTACTCGCTTCTCCGCCGCAGACGTAGACCGCATCGAACAAGACCGATGCTGTTGTCGGCAGCGCGAAATCGACAGGCACTTCCTTGCCGCTGGAGCTCTTCAATGTTCCGCCGCGCGGCCCCACGACCTTCAGCATCGCCCCCGCCGCCGTCAACGACTTCTTCATGGCCGCCAACCCTGAGTCGTCAAAGCCGTCGGCCACCAGTGCCGCCACCTTACGGGTCTTCACGTCCCCTGGCACGGTGGTCAGCATGCTCAGGGCCTTCGAAATGAATGCCTTGCCGGTGAACTTCTTGGGTTGCTGCTCACCGGGCTTGGCATCCGCCCCAACGGCCAGATTCAGCGGACCGTCGATCTTCGTCGGCACCTTGATCCCCAACCCTTGAGCCACGTCGCTCGCCAGCCCTTCGTCAATTTGGGACAGCACGAATAGCATCCGCTCGCGCACATGGGGAGTGTCGCATTTCCCCAGTTCGAATCGCAGCGCATGCACAATATGCTTCAGCTCGACAGGCGACTGACTGTGATAGAACATCGCCGCCTGACTGAAGTGATCGGAGAAGCTGGGGCTCTTCGCCCGTAACTTCGCCCCGTCGACTCGCTCTGCATAACTGACGAATCCTCCTGCCTTGGCCGGAGCCTGCAACGGCGCATTCCCATTGAGCGAGTTCGGCTCATAGGCGACCCGACCAGGGCTGATCATCTGCCGCATGTGGCCGTCGCGCTGATGATTGTGCAGCGGCGCGACGGGACGGTTGATCGGGATCTCGTGGAAGTTGGGGCCGCCCAGCCGAATGAGCTGCGTATCCGTGTAAGAGAACAGCCGTCCCTGCAGCAACGGGTCGTTGGTGAAGTCGATGCCCGGAACGAGATGCCCGGGATGGAACGCCACCTGTTCCACTTCCGCAAAGAAATTGTCCGGATTGCGATTCAGGGTCATCTTGCCGATCCGCTGCACCGGCACCAGATCTTCCGGCACCAGCTTTGTCGGGTCGAGTAGATCGAAATCGTACTTGTGTTCGTCTTTCTCCGGAATGATCTGAAAACCCAGTTCCCACTCCGGAAAGTCCCCGTTCTCGATCGCTTCCCACAGGTCGCGACGGTGAAAGTCAGGGTCGCAACCAGAGATTCGCAGGGCTTCGTCCCACAGCACGGAATGCATCCCCAGGAGCGGTTTCCAGTGGAATTTGACGAAGTGGGAGACACCTTTCTGGTTAATCAGCCGGAAGGTGTGAATGCCAAAGCCTTCCATCATCCGCAAGCTGCGGGGAATGGCGCGGTCCGACATCACCCACATGATCATGTGGGCCGATTCCGGAGTCAGCGAAATGAAGTCCCAGAAGGTGTCGTGCGCCGACGCCGCCTGCGGGATCTCATTGTGCGGTTCCGGTTTCACCGCATGAATCAGGTCCGGAAACTTCATGGCATCCTGAATGAAGAACACCGGCATGTTGTTGCCGACGAGGTCAAAGTTCCCTTCCTCGGTGTAGAACTTGACTGCGAAGCCTCGCACGTCCCGCGCGAGATCGGTCGATCCCCGCGAACCCGCGACCGTGGAAAATCGCACGAACACCGGGGTCTCGACCGCCGGATCCTGAAGAAACCCGGCCCGGGTGTACTTCGCCATCGACTCGTACACCTGAAACACGCCGTGCGCCCCGCTCCCCCGGGCATGTACGATCCGTTCCGGGATGCGCTCGTGATCGAAATGGGTGATCTTCTCGCGAAGAATGAAGTCTTCCAGCAGCGAAGGACCGCGTTCGCCCGCTTTCAGTGAGTTCTGATTATCATTGATCGGCAGACCCTGGTTGGTCGAGAGGTAGCCATCGTCCGTCCCTTCGAGGTTCTTCGACAGATCCTCGACTTTCGCGTTGCTCGCTTTCAGCTTTCCTTTACTGGACGCCTTGGAACCGGGGTCTTTTTTCATCGGAGCGCACTCTTCCTGAACTGGAAAACAACATCATTCGCAATGATTTGGAGTCAGTCTGCATCCTCTCTGAGGAATGACGCAGGTCAATAGGGGGACTGAGGCCGAACGGGATTTCCTCGCGGTCGCCGTTGAAATTCATGACGTTCTCCCGCACACTTTCGCGGACGCACGCCCGGGCCATTCGTTGCCGTTTCTGGAACTTCATTCGTATTTCATACGCAAAAGAACAACCACGGCGGCGACGACAGCCCCTCGAAACTTTCTTATTCTCTGGCAACTGGTCAGTCGCATTTTTCACTGCATTGCTCTGAATTCCCCGGCCTTCATGCGCTTCCACCTGAATTTCCGGGACTCCGTTCATCACGTGATTGTGAATTGAAGGACATCGAAATATGACGGCATCTGTTCCACTGACCGCACGCCCGGCCTGGCAGGCGCTCACGGCGCATTATTCCCAGATCAGCAAGCGGCACCTGCGTCAGCTCTTTGCGGACGACCCCAAACGCGGTGAACGCCTGACGCTCGATGCCGTCGGCATCTTTCTCGACTACTCCAAGAACCGCATCACCGACGAAACGCTCAAGCTGCTGCTGCAGTTGGCCGCCGAATCGGACCTGCAGGGCCGCATCGAAGCCATGTTTCGCGGCGATAAAATCAACATCACCGAAAATCGCGCCGTGCTGCACGTCGCACTCCGTGCCCCGCGCGATGCGTCGATTCTCGTCGACGGCGAGAACGTGGTGCCCGAGGTGCATGCCGTTCTCGACAAAATGGCCGAGTTCTCAAATCGGGTCCGGAGCGGCGAATGGAAGGGGCACACCGGCAAACGCATTCGCAATATCGTGAACATCGGCATCGGCGGCTCCGACCTGGGACCGGTGATGGCCTATGAAGCCCTCAAGCACTACAGCGACCGCAACCTGACATTCCGCTTTGTGTCAAACGTCGACGGCATCGACTTTGTCGAAGCGGTCCACGATCTCGATCCGGCCGAAACGCTGTTCATCGTCGCCTCGAAAACCTTCACGACGCTCGAAACGATGACGAACGCCCAGAGTGCCCGTGATTGGGCTCTCAAGGGGCTCGGCGGCGACATGAAAGCGGTCGCGCGGCACTTTGTCGCCGTCTCGACGAATGCGACCAAGGTCTCGGAGTTCGGGATCGATACCGCCAACATGTTCGGCTTCTGGGACTGGGTGGGCGGCCGGTACTCGATGGACTCCGCCATCGGGCTGTCGACGATGATTGCCATCGGGCCCGACAACTTTGGCGAAATGCTCGACGGCTTCCATCAGATGGACGAGCATTTTCGAACCGCTCCCTTCGAGAAAAATCTTCCAGTCCTGATGGGCCTCTTGACTCTCTGGTATAGCGACTTCTTCGGCTCAGAAACCGTGGCCGTCCTGCCGTATGAGCAGTACCTGAAACGCTTCCCGGCGTACTTGCAACAACTCACGATGGAGAGCAACGGTAAGTATGTCACGCTCGACGGCAGCAAGGTCGACTACGAAACCAGCCCGATCTACTGGGGCGAGCCAGGCACCAACGGGCAGCACTCCTTCTACCAGTTGATTCATCAGGGGACGCGGCTGATTCCCTGCGATTTCATCGCCTTCGTGCAGGAACTCACCCCGCTCGGCCGTCATCACGACATGCTCATCGCCAATGTGCTGGCCCAGTCGGAAGCCCTCGCCTTCGGCAAGACGCCGGAAGAGGTCAAAGCGGAAGGGACCGCTGATTGGCTGGTGCCGCACCGCGTGTTCGAAGGGAACCGCCCCTCAAATACGCTGCTCATCGAAAAGCTGACGCCGGCAGTCCTTGGCAAGCTGATCGCCCTCTACGAGCACAGCGTCTATGTGCAGGGAGTGATCTGGAACATCGATTCCTTCGACCAGTGGGGAGTCGAACTCGGCAAGGTGCTGGCCCAGCGGATCATTCCCGAGCTGGAAAGCAAAACCGAACCGAAACTGGCCCACGACAGCTCCACAAACAACCTCATCCACCGGTATCGAGAACTGAAGTCCGCGAAGAGTTAAGACGATCGAACCACGAATCGCACAAATAGCACGAATGAGATTTTTGAGATCAACTGGAATCTGTCGGTTCATTCAGTGAATTTCCCTGTCCCCTGTCCCCTGTCCCCTGTCCCCTGTCCCCTTTGAGTCGCCGATGAAGATGGAAATTTTGCCTGACGCCAATGCTGTCGCCCGTCGGGCGGCGGAGGTCATTGCGGCGCAGGCGCGCGAGGCGGTGGCTGCGCGGGGACAGTTCTTGTTCGCGGTCAGCGGCGGACGGACTCCCTGGCTTATGCTCCGCGAACTGGCCGATGAAGAAGTCCCCTGGGACAAAGTGCAGTTGTTTCAAGTCGATGAACGCATTGCCCCGGCCGGCGATCCAGACCGTAATCTGACTCACCTTCAGGAAAGCCTGCTGACTCGGGTTCCCATCTCCCCATCGCAGTCGCACGCGATGCCGGTCGAAGAATCCGATTCAGAGGCCGCCGCAAAGGCCTACGCGCAAACTTT containing:
- a CDS encoding ArnT family glycosyltransferase, with product MSSIPASAFSKNESPPARLMDRGSLAFYGLVLFFLACRLPVMYSQPGFIDDECYAIPGLTILENGIPRLPHVAGRETTSVYYHADEVLYCEPPLMFYLQALFYLVLPHEYGTGRLVSAAAGIGVLAAAWRIASRLGKTWQAAIWAVGLFSASRWFYLSVLKVRPDMLCVMFGLWAIATLWGIGSRFHWRPLITTGILIGLGGLSHALALAYAVQIAAWLFVTGQGWQRLTRPALVAGVALVVTAAWIPLILVRPDLFLIQFRNQYLGVNDDPLWLRLLWPWESIAYHAQYMLENFGPIQFPVVIGSLIACTMLCLRQGDAALRPLCWLGWTGFYLIACLVGPHHMTLGYWVYPAAFGFIAAGVLIDRVALAITAKGRFVAPIRWAGAGLLILLMLPGMGLKATVSSIRNWNDPDYRAPLVAKKLMDQLPADARYAVDPAFTLDFYAAGRKTLPAQLFPGYLPQSPGDYDYLIVSRLGVDDGMAQRQCAEKLLTAGKFDDLLACYAEVYRSTKSPCPPPE
- the pgi gene encoding glucose-6-phosphate isomerase; this translates as MTASVPLTARPAWQALTAHYSQISKRHLRQLFADDPKRGERLTLDAVGIFLDYSKNRITDETLKLLLQLAAESDLQGRIEAMFRGDKINITENRAVLHVALRAPRDASILVDGENVVPEVHAVLDKMAEFSNRVRSGEWKGHTGKRIRNIVNIGIGGSDLGPVMAYEALKHYSDRNLTFRFVSNVDGIDFVEAVHDLDPAETLFIVASKTFTTLETMTNAQSARDWALKGLGGDMKAVARHFVAVSTNATKVSEFGIDTANMFGFWDWVGGRYSMDSAIGLSTMIAIGPDNFGEMLDGFHQMDEHFRTAPFEKNLPVLMGLLTLWYSDFFGSETVAVLPYEQYLKRFPAYLQQLTMESNGKYVTLDGSKVDYETSPIYWGEPGTNGQHSFYQLIHQGTRLIPCDFIAFVQELTPLGRHHDMLIANVLAQSEALAFGKTPEEVKAEGTADWLVPHRVFEGNRPSNTLLIEKLTPAVLGKLIALYEHSVYVQGVIWNIDSFDQWGVELGKVLAQRIIPELESKTEPKLAHDSSTNNLIHRYRELKSAKS
- a CDS encoding catalase; this translates as MKKDPGSKASSKGKLKASNAKVEDLSKNLEGTDDGYLSTNQGLPINDNQNSLKAGERGPSLLEDFILREKITHFDHERIPERIVHARGSGAHGVFQVYESMAKYTRAGFLQDPAVETPVFVRFSTVAGSRGSTDLARDVRGFAVKFYTEEGNFDLVGNNMPVFFIQDAMKFPDLIHAVKPEPHNEIPQAASAHDTFWDFISLTPESAHMIMWVMSDRAIPRSLRMMEGFGIHTFRLINQKGVSHFVKFHWKPLLGMHSVLWDEALRISGCDPDFHRRDLWEAIENGDFPEWELGFQIIPEKDEHKYDFDLLDPTKLVPEDLVPVQRIGKMTLNRNPDNFFAEVEQVAFHPGHLVPGIDFTNDPLLQGRLFSYTDTQLIRLGGPNFHEIPINRPVAPLHNHQRDGHMRQMISPGRVAYEPNSLNGNAPLQAPAKAGGFVSYAERVDGAKLRAKSPSFSDHFSQAAMFYHSQSPVELKHIVHALRFELGKCDTPHVRERMLFVLSQIDEGLASDVAQGLGIKVPTKIDGPLNLAVGADAKPGEQQPKKFTGKAFISKALSMLTTVPGDVKTRKVAALVADGFDDSGLAAMKKSLTAAGAMLKVVGPRGGTLKSSSGKEVPVDFALPTTASVLFDAVYVCGGEASTNALSQIPKAVEFVEEAFKHCKAIAATGSGIDFLQQTRVDTLPGDKPAKEKVVSNSGGVVTGADSAASKVAAAFIEVLGQHRVWEREDAVS
- the pgl gene encoding 6-phosphogluconolactonase encodes the protein MKMEILPDANAVARRAAEVIAAQAREAVAARGQFLFAVSGGRTPWLMLRELADEEVPWDKVQLFQVDERIAPAGDPDRNLTHLQESLLTRVPISPSQSHAMPVEESDSEAAAKAYAQTLEKLAGAPPVLDLVHLGLGPDGHTASLIPGDPVLNVMLADVAITGVYQNRRRMTLTYPVLNRARSLLWLVTGADKAGPLVQLHAEDPGIPAGRVSQKSSLVLADTAAASEFINH